A single window of Drosophila suzukii chromosome 3, CBGP_Dsuzu_IsoJpt1.0, whole genome shotgun sequence DNA harbors:
- the shep gene encoding protein alan shepard isoform X16: MGPNGTVQNQNQQGGEQLSKTNLYIRGLQQGTTDKDLVNMCAQYGTIISTKAILDKTTNKCKGYGFVDFEQPAFAECAVKGLQGKGVQAQMAKVGIWVLHRPAIQQEQDPTNLYIANLPPHFKETDLEAMLSKYGQVVSTRILRDQQMNSKGVGFARMESREKCEQIIQMFNGNTIPGAKDPLLVKFADGGPKKKNLFKTPDPNARAWRDVSAEGIPVAYDPSMQQNGVSVNVGTPIGVPYSRFSAPQVGGYPVAGSQWIPGYMMTQPITQVDDQYMQMAAAPQLGVTSYKPEAVNQVQPRGISMMVSGDTGVPYGTMMPQLATLQIGNSNFSPSLQYISPTYPYYAPPPTIIPTMPMTDSEQASTAASPDEAYTQYPHQAAPK; the protein is encoded by the exons ATGGGTCCCAACGGCACGGTACAGAATCAAAACCAACAGGGCGGCGAGCAGTTGTCCAAGACAAATCTCTACATTCGCGGACTGCAGCAGGGCACAACCGACAAGGATCTAGTTAATATGTGTGCACA ATACGGAACAATTATATCAACCAAGGCTATTTTAGataaaacaacaaacaaatgTAAAG GTTACGGCTTCGTCGACTTCGAGCAGCCAGCCTTCGCCGAGTGCGCCGTAAAAGGATTGCAGGGGAAGGGCGTGCAAGCTCAGATGGCCAAAGTGGGTATCTGGGTGCTTCATAGGCCGGCCATT CAACAGGAACAGGATCCCACAAATTTGTATATTGCAAATTTGCCGCCCCACTTCAAAGAAACTGATCTGGAGGCAATGCTATCGAAATACGGACAAGTTGTTTCGACCAGAATATTGCGTGATCAGCAGATGAACTCCAAGG GCGTTGGCTTTGCCCGCATGGAGAGTCGCGAGAAGTGCGAGCAAATCATTCAGATGTTCAATGGTAACACAATACCGGGTGCCAAAGATCCCCTGCTGGTGAAGTTCGCCGATGGTGGACCCAAAAAGAAGAATCTCTTCAAGACTCCCGATCCGAATGCGCGTGCGTGGCGCGACGTCTCCGCGGAGGGGATTCCCGTGGCCTACGATCCCTCGATGCAGCAGAATGGCGTTAGCGTGAACGTGGGCACGCCCATCGGAGTGCCCTACTCCCGATTCAGCGCCCCCCAGGTGGGTGGCTATCCAGTGGCCGGCTCCCAGTGGATACCCGGTTACATGATGACCCAGCCGATCACTCAGGTAGATGATCAG TACATGCAAATGGCAGCCGCCCCACAGCTGGGTGTGACCTCATACAAACCGGAGGCTGTGAACCAGGTGCAGCCCCGTGGCATCTCGATGATGGTTAGCGGCGATACGGGCGTGCCATATGGAACGATGATGCCCCAGTTGGCCACCCTGCAGATTGGCAACTCT AACTTTTCTCCATCGTTACAGTATATTAGTCCAACTTATCCATATTATGCACCACCACCAACTATTATACCAACAATGCCAATGACAGATTCCGAACAGGCTAGCACAGCTGCATCACCCGACGAGGCATACACACAGTATCCACATCAAGCCGCTCCCAAATAG
- the Srp54k gene encoding signal recognition particle subunit SRP54, with protein sequence MVLADLGRKITTALHSLSKATVINEEALNSMLKEICAALLEADVNIRLVKQLRENVRAVIDFDEMAGGLNKRRMIQSAVFKELVKLVDPGVKPYQPIKGKANVVMFVGLQGSGKTTTCTKLAYHYQKRNWKSCLVCADTFRAGAYDQIKQNATKARIPFYGSYTEIDPVVIAQEGVDMFKREGFEMIIVDTSGRHKQEESLFEEMLAVSNAVSPDNIIFVMDATIGQACEAQAKAFKDKVDIGSVIITKLDGHAKGGGALSAVAATQSPIIFIGTGEHIDDLEPFKTKPFVSKLLGMGDIEGLIDKVNELKLDGNDELLEKIKHGHFTIRDMYEQFQNIMKMGPFSQIMNMIPGFSQDFMTKGGEQESMARIKRMMTMMDSMSDNELDNRDGAKLFSKQPNRCIRVAQGAGVLEREVKELIAHYTKFAAVVKKMGGVKGLFKQGDMTKNVNPTQMAKLNQQMAKMIDPRMLQQMGGVGGLQNMMRQLQQGAAGGLGGLGNLMGGFGGK encoded by the exons ATGGTTCTCGCGGATTTGGGTCGCAAGATAACAACGGCGCTGCACTCGCTCAGCAAAGCGACCGTCATCAATGAGGAGGCTCTAAATTCGATGCTCAAGGAGATTTGCGCAGCGCTCCTGGAGGCTGATGTGAATATCCGGCTGGTAAAGCAGCTGCGCGAGAATGTCCGTGCCGTCATCGATTTCGATGAGATGGCCGGTGGACTGAACAAACGTCGCATGATCCAGTCGGCGGTCTTCAAGGAGCTGGTCAAACTGGTCGATCCCGGCGTGAAACCCTACCAGCCCATCAAGGGAAAGGCGAACGTGGTCATGTTTGTGGGCCTCCAGGGTTCCGGCAAGACCACCACCTGCACCAAGCTGGCCTATCACTACCAGAAGCGCAACTGGAAGTCCTGCCTCGTGTGCGCCGATACCTTCCGTGCCGGAGCCTACGATCAGATCAAGCAGAACGCCACCAAGGCACGCATTCCATTCTATGGCAGTTACACCGAAATCGATCCTGTGGTCATTGCCCAGGAGGGTGTCGATATGTTCAAGCGCGAGGGCTTCGAGATGATCATCGTGGATACCTCGGGTCGGCACAAGCAGGAGGAATCGCTGTTCGAGGAGATGTTGGCGGTGTCCAATGCCGTCAGTCCCGACAACATCATCTTCGTGATGGACGCCACCATCGGACAGGCTTGCGAGGCCCAGGCAAAGGCCTTCAAGGACAAGGTGGACATCGGTTCGGTGATCATCACCAAGTTGGATGGCCATGCCAAGGGAGGCGGTGCCCTGTCCGCCGTGGCGGCCACTCAGTCGCCCATCATCTTCATCGGCACGGGTGAGCACATCGACGATCTGGAGCCCTTCAAGACGAAACCCTTCGTGAGCAAGCTGCTCGGCATGGGCGACATCGAGGGACTGATAGATAAG GTAAACGAACTAAAGTTGGACGGCAACGACGAACTGTTGGAGAAAATCAAGCACGGGCATTTCACCATCCGCGACATGTACGAGCAGTTCCAGAACATCATGAAAATGGGCCCCTTCTCTCAGATCATGAACATGATTCCCGGTTTCTCACAGGACTTTATGACCAAAGGCGGCGAACAGGAGTCGATGGCGCGCATCAAGCGCATGATGACGATGATGGACAGTATGTCGGACAACGAACTGGACAACCGAGACGGAGCGAAGCTTTTCAGTAAGCAGCCGAACCGCTGCATCCGCGTGGCCCAAGGAGCTGGAGTCCTGGAACGCGAGGTCAAGGAATTGATTGCTCACTATACAAAATTCGCGGCGGTGGTGAAGAAGATGGGCGGCGTAAAGGGCCTGTTCAAGCAGGGTGACATGACCAAGAACGTTAATCCCACACAGATGGCCAAGCTCAATCAGCAGATGGCCAAGATGATCGACCCGCGTATGCTGCAGCAGATGGGCGGCGTTGGTGGACTCCAAAACATGATGAGGCAACTGCAGCAGGGAGCGGCGGGCGGATTGGGTGGCCTGGGGAACCTGATGGGCGGCTTTGGTGGCAAGTGA
- the Gen gene encoding flap endonuclease GEN — MGVKELWGVLTPHCERKPINELRGKKVAIDLAGWVCESLNVVDYFVHPRHHLKNLFFRTCYLIWEQVTPVFVLEGVAPKLKSQVIAKRNELQFRGVKPKNSPECGQNQPPKGDKGRSRFNHVLKQCETLLLSMGIQCVQGPGEAEAYCAFLNKHGLVDGVISQDSDCFAYGAIRVYRNFSVSTQGAQAAAGGAVDIYDMREIKSRMDFGQHKIIVMALLCGCDYCPDGIGGIGKDGVLKLFNKYKETEILDKLRKWRGETNKYNALEIRVDDKSVCSNCGHIGKTLSHTKSGCSVCRTHKGCDESLWKEERLSIKAELTLRRKALQSPDFPNEEIIAEFLNDPATIPNLNLNWRQPNLVKFIKQIGYLLQWPEIYCFQKFFPILTRWQVQQSKQEKILIQPLEIIKKRTVKGVPSLELRWHDPSGSFKGLIPDQQISDFEAEHPKGIEELYYTIEPLDMLETAYPDLVAAFLKSKEKPAKKTTRKKKTVPEEEDKENEPKSKPKRVVRKKKAPPEQNQPLLQQFLGRNKEGSSAKPSTPVKTSAPQRQQCSTPITKFLPSDLESDCDAAEFDMSDIVKGIISNPNAKPALTKHDGHQLHYEPLADDLSLRLAQMSLGNDEKSPELDKKRDLSQIEQLPQSKRFSLDDSFDLLVKGDLRKLARTPVERFKMQHRLSEKIPTPVKPLASISYFFDQSTDNADAFEELMNSSLVPQDQGENKEDEEEDDLVVISD, encoded by the exons ATGGGTGTCAAAGAATTATGGGGAGTTCTTACTCCCCATTGTGAACGTAAACCTATAAACGAACTGCGTGGGAAGAAAGTGGCCATTGATCTGGCCGGCTGGGTGTGCGAATCCCTGAATGTTGTGGACTACTTTGTGCATCCCAGGCATCATTTAAA AAACCTCTTCTTTCGCACCTGCTATTTGATTTGGGAACAGGTCACTCCGGTCTTCGTTTTGGAGGGAGTGGCTCCGAAACTCAAGAGTCAGGTAATAGCCAAAAGGAATGAGCTCCAATTTCGTGGGGTAAAACCCAAGAACTCCCCCGAGTGCGGCCAGAACCAGCCTCCCAAAGGTGACAAAGGACGCTCCCGGTTCAACCATGTCCTCAAGCAGTGCGAAACGCTTCTGCTCTCCATGGGAATCCAGTGCGTCCAAGGTCCTGGCGAGGCAGAGGCCTACTGCGCCTTCCTTAACAAGCATGGG TTAGTTGACGGCGTCATCAGCCAGGATTCGGATTGCTTTGCCTATGGAGCGATTCGGGTCTATCGCAACTTCTCGGTTTCCACACAAGGAGCTCAGGCTGCAGCCGGTGGAGCTGTGGACATCTACGACATGCGGGAGATCAAATCCCGAATGGACTTTGGTCAGCACAAGATCATTGTGATGGCTTTGCTCTGTGGCTGCGACTATTGCCCCGATGGCATCGGTGGAATTGGAAAGGATGGCGTCCTGAAGCTCTTTAACAAGTACAAGGAGACGGAGATTCTGGACAA GCTGAGAAAATGGCGAGGGGAAACCAATAAATACAATGCCCTGGAGATCCGAGTGGATGACAAATCCGTTTGCAGCAACTGTGGACACATTGGCAAGACCCTGAGTCACACCAAAAGTGGCTGCAGCGTTTGCCGCACTCACAAAGGCTGCGATGAAAGTCTTTGGAA AGAAGAACGATTATCCATCAAAGCGGAATTGACATTGCGCCGGAAGGCCTTACAGTCTCCTGATTTTCCCAACGAGGAAATCATTGCCGAGTTCCTCAACGATCCTGCAACCATTCCAAACCTAAATCTCAACTGGCGGCAACCAAATCTGGTCAAGTTCATAAAGCAAATAGGATATCTCTTGCAATGGCCGGAAATATACTGCTTCCAGAAGTTCTTTCCCATTCTCACGCGCTGGCAGGTACAGCAATCGAAACAGGAGAAGATCCTTATCCAACCACTTGAGATCATCAAGAAGCGTACGGTGAAAGGAGTGCCCAGTTTGGAATTACGCTGGCACGATCCCAGTGGCAGTTTTAAGGGTCTTATTCCAGACCAACAGATTTCAGACTTCGAAGCGGAGCATCCCAAAGGCATTGAAGAACTTTACTACACCATTGAGCCCTTGGACATGCTGGAGACAGCGTATCCCGACTTGGTAGCTGCCTTCCTTAAGTCCAAGGAAAAGCCCGCCAAGAAAACCACTCGAAAGAAGAAAACTGTTCCCGAAGAGGAGGATAAGGAAAATGAGCCGAAATCGAAACCGAAACGAGTGGTCAGAAAGAAAAAGGCTCCTCCTGAGCAGAATCAACCTTTATTGCAACAATTCCTGGGGCGCAATAAGGAGGGTTCCTCTGCTAAGCCAAGTACTCCTGTCAAGACTTCTGCTCCACAACGCCAGCAATGCTCCACTCCCATCACCAAGTTCCTGCCTTCGGATCTGGAAAGCGACTGTGATGCTGCAGAGTTCGATATGTCGGACATAGTCAAAGGCATTATATCGAATCCGAATGCCAAACCAGCACTGACCAAACACGATGGTCACCAGCTTCACTACGAACCACTGGCTGATGATTTGAGTTTGCGGCTGGCACAGATGAGTTTGGGAAATGATGAGAAGTCCCCCGAGCTGGACAAGAAGAGGGATCTCTCGCAGATCGAACAGTTACCACAGAGCAAGCGTTTCTCCTTGGACGACAGCTTCGATCTCCTAGTCAAGGGGGATCTAAGGAAGCTAGCCAGGACTCCTGTAGAGCGGTTCAAGATGCAGCATCGTCTCAGCGAGAAGATTCCCACTCCAGTCAAGCCTTTGGCTAGCATAAGTTACTTCTTTGATCAAAGTACCGACAATGCG